The Maylandia zebra isolate NMK-2024a linkage group LG7, Mzebra_GT3a, whole genome shotgun sequence genome contains a region encoding:
- the capslb gene encoding calcyphosine-like b isoform X2, translating into MVTEYRLGRGRPGESKNLKVKVLKLLSRTPLCAYTDPPPLGLRVYLFSLTKLQTADTQQDRMAGTSRHDREMAMNAKRQLSECSDPIERLRLQCLTRGSSGIKGLGRTFRVMDDNNNRSLDFKEFMKGLNDYGVLMEKDEATALFQQFDRDGSGTIDFDEFLTTLRPPMSKARKEVVMQAFRKLDKTGDGVITIEDLRGVYNAKYHPKYQNGEWTEDQVFRTFLDSFDSPYDKDGKVTQEEFMNYYAGVSASIDTDVYFIVMMRNAWKL; encoded by the exons ATGGTAACGGAGTATCGTTTGGGGAGGGGCAGACCGGGAGAAAGCAAGAATCTAAAGGTTAAAGTGTTAAAACTCCTCAGTCGGACTCCTCTCTGTGCTTACACTGATCCTCCTCCTCTTGGGCTTCGTGTTTACCTCTTCAGCCTCACTAAGCTACAGACAGCGGACACACAGCAGGACAG GATGGCGGGCACATCGAGACACGACAGAGAGATGGCGATGAATGCCAAGCGCCAGCTGTCCGAGTGTTCAGACCCCATAGAGAGACTCCGGCTGCAGTGTCTGACTCGAGGCTCGTCTGGGATCAAAGGTTTGGGCAG GACCTTCAGAGTGATGGACGACAACAACAACCGCTCGCTGGACTTCAAGGAGTTCATGAAGGGGTTAAACGACTACGGGGTCTTGATGGAGAAGGACGAGGCCACAGCTCTGTTTCAGCAATTTGACCGTGACGGCAGCGGGACCATCGACTTCGACGAGTTCCTCACCACTCTCAGG CCGCCAATGTCCAAGGCCCGGAAGGAGGTGGTCATGCAGGCGTTTCGGAAGCTGGATAAAACGGGTGACGGGGTGATCACCATCGAAGACCTGCGGGGTGTTTACAACGCCAAGTACCACCCCAAGTACCAGAACGGAGAGTGGACGGAGGACCAGGTCTTCAGGACATTCCTGGATAGCTTTGACTCTCCGTATGACAAAGATGGAAAG GTGACCCAGGAGGAGTTTATGAATTATTACGCTGGTGTGAGCGCCTCCATCGATACAGACGTCTACTTTATTGTGATGATGAGAAATGCCTGGAAACTCTGA
- the capslb gene encoding calcyphosine-like b isoform X1, protein MVTEYRLGRGRPGESKNLKVKVLKLLSRTPLCAYTDPPPLGLRVYLFSLTKLQTADTQQDRMAGTSRHDREMAMNAKRQLSECSDPIERLRLQCLTRGSSGIKGLGRTFRVMDDNNNRSLDFKEFMKGLNDYGVLMEKDEATALFQQFDRDGSGTIDFDEFLTTLRPPMSKARKEVVMQAFRKLDKTGDGVITIEDLRGVYNAKYHPKYQNGEWTEDQVFRTFLDSFDSPYDKDGKVTHDEFMNYYSGVSASIDSDVYFILMMKNAWKL, encoded by the exons ATGGTAACGGAGTATCGTTTGGGGAGGGGCAGACCGGGAGAAAGCAAGAATCTAAAGGTTAAAGTGTTAAAACTCCTCAGTCGGACTCCTCTCTGTGCTTACACTGATCCTCCTCCTCTTGGGCTTCGTGTTTACCTCTTCAGCCTCACTAAGCTACAGACAGCGGACACACAGCAGGACAG GATGGCGGGCACATCGAGACACGACAGAGAGATGGCGATGAATGCCAAGCGCCAGCTGTCCGAGTGTTCAGACCCCATAGAGAGACTCCGGCTGCAGTGTCTGACTCGAGGCTCGTCTGGGATCAAAGGTTTGGGCAG GACCTTCAGAGTGATGGACGACAACAACAACCGCTCGCTGGACTTCAAGGAGTTCATGAAGGGGTTAAACGACTACGGGGTCTTGATGGAGAAGGACGAGGCCACAGCTCTGTTTCAGCAATTTGACCGTGACGGCAGCGGGACCATCGACTTCGACGAGTTCCTCACCACTCTCAGG CCGCCAATGTCCAAGGCCCGGAAGGAGGTGGTCATGCAGGCGTTTCGGAAGCTGGATAAAACGGGTGACGGGGTGATCACCATCGAAGACCTGCGGGGTGTTTACAACGCCAAGTACCACCCCAAGTACCAGAACGGAGAGTGGACGGAGGACCAGGTCTTCAGGACATTCCTGGATAGCTTTGACTCTCCGTATGACAAAGATGGAAAG GTGACCCATGATGAGTTTATGAACTATTACAGTGGCGTCAGCGCCTCCATCGACAGCGACGTCTACTTTATACTAATGATGAAAAACGCTTGGAAGCTCTGA
- the il7r gene encoding interleukin-7 receptor subunit alpha encodes MQFGWRIAVMLLLLPAVCEAQSGDGDPDMEPRISCTSHIMMKRCNLTCKLLEGRNDDEDDEEGGGDGGDSIERMTLCYLHYDSNVMEKCMETYSDTFSSPDLKPLSELRLTVHLKSGGRISQKLYLKNIVKPMSPQVFNITFQEESNEAKIWIQIPYQKDYLKVKNQEFQFQIETAGEIMIQNTSSQDFININMGYLKKGSKYYVKVRARTLPKIFQGTWSEWSETFTFLTPENLQKQTSGVQVEPYQVGVCLVSLLMVTSSIIIIIILWKNKIFTYMWPSIPHPKQTLVQICKPNNPLLLTFRPEVLSDLKVYPVETTAREETEPAISPASAAAYSTQSSEPCSTQSLDCRSTASASTEELELSALLSRSSSEAEDSLSSCSPSPIDILQLGERPEQPEQQFEVNDFEVFGANRQEEAYVTMSSFYKIK; translated from the exons ATGCAGTTCGGCTGGAGGATCGCcgtgatgctgctgctgctgccagctGTGTGTGAGGCTCAGAGCGGAGATGGAGACCCCGACATGG AGCCCAGAATCAGCTGCACGTCTCACATCATGATGAAAAGATGCAATTTGACCTGCAAGCTGCTTGAAGGCAGAAATGATGAcgaggatgatgaagagggTGGAGGTGATGGAGGCGACAGCATTGAGAGGATGACCCTGTG CTACCTTCATTATGACAGCAACGTAATGGAGAAGTGCATGGAGACATACAGTGATACATTCAGCTCCCCAGACCTGAAGCCCTTGTCGGAACTCAGGCTGACCGTCCACTTAAAGAGTGGCGGCAGGATTTCACAAAAACTCTACCTGAAGAACATAG TTAAACCAATGAGTCCTCAGGTGTTTAACATCACCTTCCAAGAAGAGTCTAATGAGGCTAAGATTTGGATTCAGATCCCGTACCAAAAGGACTACCTGAAAGTGAAGAACCAGGAATTCCAGTTTCAGATCGAGACAGCTGGGGAAATCATG ATTCAGAACACCTCATCCCAGGACTTCATAAATATCAACATGGGATACCTTAAAAAAGGCTCAAAGTATTATGTCAAAGTGCGGGCGCGAACACTCCCAAAGATTTTTCAGGGCACGTGGAGTGAGTGGAGTGAAACGTTCACTTTCCTTACCCCTG AAAACCTCCAGAAGCAGACCAGTGGAGTACAGGTGGAACCGTACCAAGTCGGAGTGTGTCTGGTCTCTCTGCTGATGGTGACCTCtagtatcatcatcatcatcatcctctggAAAAACAA GATATTTACCTACATGTGGCCAAGCATCCCGCATCCTAAACAGACTCTGGTGCAGATCTGCAAGCCAAACAAT CCTCTGTTGCTGACCTTCAGACCTGAGGTGCTCAGTGATCTCAAAGTCTACCCCGTGGAGACGACAGCACGTGAGGAAACAGAGCCTGCGATCAGTCCTGCATCTGCTGCTGCTTACAGCACTCAGTCGAGCGAACCCTGCTCCACCCAGAGCTTAGATTGCAGGAGTACTGCCAGCGCCAGCACCGAGGAgctggagctctctgccttGTTGAGCAGGAGCTCGTCTGAAGCCGAGGACAGCCTGTCGAGCTGCAGTCCTTCCCCCATCGACATCCTCCAGCTTGGGGAAAGACCCGAGCAGCCTGAGCAACAATTTGAAGTCAATGACTTTGAGGTGTTTGGAGCAAATCGACAGGAGGAGGCTTACGTCACCATGTCCAGTTTCTATAAGATCAAGTAG